In one window of Oryzias melastigma strain HK-1 linkage group LG5, ASM292280v2, whole genome shotgun sequence DNA:
- the LOC112145547 gene encoding girdin-like translates to MSVDLYTKTTKGSTRHDKQGSTRTSHFSERNTKCTSTFLNFKTKSSFKMSHVEEFQQMDVSIKEMNNITERILQQNDTLSKHAEALSKELQTRKDLDASYKDLKKSQKAAFKENKKLVKQVENLRRDVEQEIHVEQMYEEERVKTSQVSESNQELKTVTAGLQSKLQRLREMKEEISGFKAEQNSLEQENKSLQSQLKKFQKKIERKLHVEQDLRNAFDQFQALSQQTEELRQNLQELQKQNDERKRMEKEYPSMTEERQQLTELKAQLEKEILDQTQQTRWLIVRQEEDKRRLELLQEETKALAAENLKVKEEHNLLHSQIQDFQKKNKDTLDEVKAEHHRLSEEKSHLTDKKEKLEKKLLHLKQQQEEVVELAAQYNTALDKVGHLREETKNLKKERKGLVGLLQQRQTFETECNDIKAETDKVEAENIHLHVKVADLQKKLSNLNDVEDRVTKAKEKNLKAKKDHDLLQNQIQDLQVQMEVPQQAIVVLEKEIQDLQKKAKDLNVEVADLQKKLSNLNDVQDRVTKAKEKNLKAKKDHDLLQNQIQDLQVQMEVPQQAIIVLEKEIQDLQKKAKELNEVKAEYSRISEEKFQLEDKKEKLEKKLLHLKQQQEEVVGLAAQYNTALDKVGHLREETKNLKEERKGLVSLLQQRQTLETECNDIKAETDKVEAENIHLHVKVADLQKKLSNLNDVEDRVTKAKEKNLKAKKDHDLLQNQIQDLQVQMDVPQQAIVALEKEIKDLKKKAKDLNEAKAEYTRISEEKSQLEDKKEKLEKKLLHLKQQQEEVVGLAAQYNTALDKVGHLREETKNLKEERKGLVGLLQQRQTLETECNDMKAETDKVEAENIHLHVKVADLQKQLSNLNNVEDRVTKAKEKNLKAKKDHDLLQNQIQDLQVQMEVPQQAIVVLEKEIQDLQKKAKDLNEAKAEYSRISEEKSQLEDKKEKLEKKVSHLKQWVLGDESD, encoded by the exons ATGTCTGTTGACTTATACACCAAGACAACCAAAGGCTCTACGAGGCACGACAAGCAAGGATCTACAAGAACCTcacatttctctgaaagaaaTACCAAGTGTAcatcaacttttttaaatttcaagacAAAAAGTTCATTCAAAATGTCACACGTGGAAGAATTTCAGCAGATGGATGTTTCCATTAAAGAAATGAACAACATCACAGAGAGAATTCTGCAGCAAAATGACACATTGAGCAAACATGCTGAGGCTCTTTCCAAGGAATTGCAAACGAGGAAAGATTTAGATGCTTCATACAAAGAcctaaaaaaatcccagaaagctgcttttaaggaaaacaaaaaactggtgAAGCAGGTGGAGAATCTAAGAAGGGACGTGGAACAGGAGATCCACGTGGAACAAATGTATGAAGAAGAGAGGGTAAAAACGTCTCAGGTCTCAGAAAGTAATCAAGAACTGAAAACAGTAACAGCCGGACTTCAGTCCAAACTTCAGCGACTGCgagaaatgaaagaagaaatttCTGGCTTCAAGGCTGAGCAAAACAGTTTGGAACAAGAGAACAAATCTCTGCAATCTCAACTGAAGAAATTTCAGAAGAAGATTGAACGCAAACTACACGTGGAACAGGATTTGAGAAACGCATTTGATCAATTCCAGGCTTTGTCACAACAAACTGAAGAACTAAGGCAAAACCTCCAGgagttacaaaaacaaaatgacgaACGAAAGAGGATGGAAAAGGAATACCCCTCAATGACAGAAGAACGGCAACAACTCACAGAGCTGAAAGCTCAACTGGAGAAAGAGATTTTGGATCAGACACAGCAGACACGTTGGCTGATTGTTCGTCAGGAGGAGGATAAGAGACGACTGGAACTGCTTCAGGAGGAAACCAAAGCACTCGCAGCTGAAAACTTGAAGGTAAAGGAAGAACACAACCTTCTCCATAGTCAAATCCAAGActtccagaagaaaaataaggaTACTCTGGATGAGGTTAAAGCTGAACATCACAGACTCTCAGAAGAAAAGTCCCACCTTACAGACAAGAAGGAGAAGCTTGAGAAAAAGCTTTTACATCTGAAACAGCAGCAAGAAGAAGTGGTTGAACTGGCTGCTCAGTACAACACTGCGCTGGACAAGGTGGGGCACCTTCGAGAGGAAACTAAGAACCTcaagaaggaaagaaaagggCTGGTCGGCCTTCTGCAGCAACGTCAAACATTTGAGACTGAATGCAATGATATAAAAGCTGAAACTGACAaggtggaagctgaaaacattCATCTTCATGTTAAAGTTGCTGACCTGCAGAAGAAGCTTTCAAATCTGAACGATGTTGAGGACAGAGTAACAAAGGCGAAGGAGAAAAATTTGAAGGCAAAGAAAGACCACGACCTTCTCCAGAACCAGATCCAAGACCTGCAGGTCCAGATGGAGGTTCCACAACAAGCAATTGTTGTTTTAGAGAAGGAAATCCAAGATCTTCAGAAGAAAGCTAAGGATCTTA ATGTTGAAGTTGCTGACCTGCAGAAGAAGCTTTCAAATCTAAACGATGTTCAGGACAGAGTAACAAAGGCGAAGGAGAAAAATTTGAAGGCAAAGAAAGACCACGACCTTCTCCAGAACCAGATCCAAGACCTGCAGGTCCAGATGGAGGTTCCACAACAAGCCATCATTGTTTTAGAGAAGGAAATCCAAGATCTTCAGAAGAAAGCTAAGGAACTTAATGAGGTTAAAGCTGAATATAGCAGAATCTCAGAAGAAAAGTTCCAACTTGAAGACAAGAAGGAGAAGCTTGAGAAAAAGCTTTTACATCTGAAACAGCAGCAAGAAGAAGTGGTTGGACTGGCTGCTCAGTACAACACTGCACTGGACAAAGTGGGGCACCTTCGAGAGGAAACTAAGAACCTCAAGGAGGAAAGAAAAGGGCTGGTCAGCCTTCTGCAGCAACGTCAAACATTGGAGACTGAATGCAATGATATAAAAGCTGAAACTGACAaggtggaagctgaaaacattCATCTTCATGTTAAAGTTGCTGACCTGCAGAAGAAGCTTTCAAATCTGAACGATGTTGAGGACAGAGTTACAAAGGCGAAGGAGAAAAATTTGAAGGCAAAGAAAGACCACGACCTTCTCCAGAACCAGATCCAAGACCTGCAGGTCCAGATGGACGTTCCACAACAAGCAATCGTTGCTTTAGAGAAGGAAATCAAAGATCTTAAAAAGAAAGCTAAGGATCTTAATGAGGCTAAAGCTGAATATACCAGAATCTCAGAAGAAAAGTCCCAACTTGAAGACAAGAAGGAGAAGCTTGAGAAAAAGCTTTTACATCTGAAACAGCAGCAAGAAGAAGTGGTTGGACTGGCTGCTCAGTACAACACTGCGCTGGACAAAGTGGGGCACCTTCGAGAGGAAACTAAGAACCTCAAGGAGGAAAGAAAAGGGCTGGTTGGCCTTCTGCAGCAACGTCAAACATTGGAGACTGAATGCAATGATATGAAAGCTGAAACTGACAaggtggaagctgaaaacattCATCTTCATGTTAAAGTTGCTGACCTGCAGAAGCAGCTTTCAAATCTGAACAATGTTGAGGACAGAGTAACAAAGGCGAAGGAGAAAAATTTGAAGGCAAAGAAAGACCACGACCTTCTCCAGAACCAGATCCAAGACCTGCAGGTCCAGATGGAGGTTCCACAACAAGCAATCGTTGTTTTAGAGAAGGAAATCCAAGATCTTCAGAAGAAAGCTAAGGATCTTAATGAGGCTAAAGCTGAATATAGCAGAATCTCAGAAGAAAAGTCCCAACTTGAAGACAAGAAGGAGAAGCTTGAGAAAAAGGTTTCACATCTGAAACA ATGGGTTCTAGGTGACGAGTcagactaa